From the genome of Tachypleus tridentatus isolate NWPU-2018 chromosome 6, ASM421037v1, whole genome shotgun sequence:
GCTTGTCGTATTTTGAGTGATTTTCTTTCTCCGCTGCGGGGCACGCAAAACGCTGAAATATAGTAGCAGCCATTTTTAGGGCTTGTGTATGTGGGGGATACGCTAGTTTTCAATAGACAATACTCGCATAACAACGATGGTAGTTTAGTTTTTTTAGAAGAATTGTGTGCGGGTTCAGATAGTGGTCTCTCTTTTACTATGAGTATTTAGTATTGCATATTCGAGTTTCAACTAAAACcggaaactactgtatataactaACTAAATCATTTTTTCTTCAATTACAAATTGTCGACGCCATTGTGGAAATAATGAATCGAACTGTTTTATAGAGCAGATGTGCTTTTCAGAAATTAGCGAAAACGATGACAGTAAGGATTGAAGTTGTCTGTCTCTTCATTgtgtattttttacttcaagGAAAAGGTgagtaatattacatttttaacgtATTGACTAACAATATCTGCCATTTGCAGAATATTACTAAACTCCTCTAACTTTGTTTAAACAAAGTTATTCACCATTGTCCCTTATTTTCTCTAGTGGTTTtactctgttttatttatttattatatgaattaGTTTCTAGCAACAAGTGATGATTTTAATCTTCTGTATAGCATTTGTGAGGTCATAACACTTTGGACACAATAATCACTAAAAatcttgaatattttcaaaataaatgataaGTACATGATAATGATTccgaaatacatttatttgtttggttcggttgttgttaagcacaaagtcatacaatgggctctctgtgttcCGCTCACCATGAGAATTGGAACACGATTTTTAGAGTCATAAACCTGAAGACTTGGCGCTGAGGTGCTGGAAGGGGAAAAATTAcgataatataaattttgaaaaaaaggttttattttcttattcgaaaaggaaaaaataattaacaaaccgaagaaaatattttaattttaaatactttcatgaggttgaacatatttttaacagaaacagctggcccctgctagtacagtgctaggtctacggattaacaacgctaaaatcacgggttcgattcccctcggtgggatcagcagatagcccaatgtggctttactataagaaaaacacacacagaaacagCTGAAATTTAAAACCATTCGAAAAGGAAGAGGAGAAACTCACCATAAGatcaaaatagatatttattcttccatgttacttttaaatttatttctcgtTATAAATTGacaataagttaaatatatatatatatatataaaacacatatttaaagTTACTCAGTgactataactttatttttaattgctaaatattttggtaatttcataaattttattcaaTAACCTGCACTGACTTgtgtttaacttttttctttttcttcagctTTTCCAACTATAAAACCCTTTGCATTTcctaaaaatataactttaggTAATGGATACCAAGTTATGTGTGCTGTTGACACAGGAATATCACCTTTTCGTTTTGAGTGGTTTAAGGATAGCGTTTATTTAGACATTGAGGACAAAAACAAACGTGTTATCACTGATGAGAAATTTTCAGTTCTTGTGATTGATCCTGTAACCTTGTCGGACCAAGGAAACTATACTTGTAAAGTAAAGAGTGAAAGAGGATCAACTAGTTTTTCAACGGAGTTGTATGTTAAAGGTAATTGCATTCATTGAAcagttaatattgttttcagttgaCATGTAACACACTTAACGAGGAGCGTATGGAATACTGATATAGTAAATCGAACAAAGCAATTCCATCAGAACAGTAGGAGCCTAATACATGAATCTCTTACATTAATATGCACACCACCACTTCTGAATTCTGATAAAGCTTTGCTCGAGTGTTTTGGACTGAAAAGAAGAAGTTGTATAATTTACCTTTACTTTGTCTTCAAACTGACTGTGACCTCTTGACATTTGAGGTtgtatgtaataattaaaactgcctttttttatatatgcctttaaggaaacaaaatgagagaaaatgagaaaatgttatgttaataacCCTAAAACGTTTTTGTCCCAGTGAAGAGAGCATTCCTGCAAGAATAGAAATATGGTTAGAAACAGCAATGTTGAATATGTTAAACAAACCTTGACCATTAATCCAGCCAAAAAGAAGTATGTCACTTGAGCCAGATGGAAGAAAAACTATATCAAAGATAACAGCAAAAGCTAGGAAATGTTGAGAGATAGTCACAAGAAAAGTTACAAGAAGGATAGGCCTAGGGCTCAGTCGCTTTTGAGACTTAGTACAAAAAATGCCACAAGacaaatatgaaaagttttaaataaaaagattagGAGGTAGAAATGGGATCACCAATAGAGTAAGAGAACAAATTAGGAATGGATGGGATAACATTACAATACTTGGTGGTTCTTGACATGGTGCAACCTAAAAAACTTAGCATGGTCATTGTTCtgcttatattttatgttttattgtgaacTTTGATCCAACTATAGGCATGAATTGGGTTTTATCAGTGACTAATTCTTTCTAAACAAGTGtcaaaaaaatttaaaggaaaaaTTAGGAAGTAAGAATGGGAGcacaaaaagtaagaaaacaaggcatcacttttaaaataattacttttaacacttttcttatgaaaattaaataatcattaattattaaatcacTAAGTTAGTTAAATAACAACTAttaaactaaacagtcttgtatatccaacatatTTACTTGATTTTTAATGCTGTGTCCTGTGACAGAAGACTGCCTCATTGgagcaataattattttataatgtaagaaTACTCAATCTGTATTGTTAGTGAAAAggaataaccaaaaataaaagaaagaaagcatAATTGAAAATCAGATGTTGTCCTTTAGAGCAAGATTTGTTATTTCAGGATTGCTGTGTGTTTGTAATCTAACTTAGgatgttgtttatgtttttttataggcTTTAGGTGGTTTGCTCTGTCACTTGCAGAAAACTATCAAAAATGAATCATCAGAAAGAGagacatataaaacaaatttgaatacaTCACTTGTTAAAGATATTGATAAACTCAAGCAAGAGGTGAAAGATTTAAAAAGAGATGTTGAGGTAAGAAGGGTCAGGCATTGTAGCAAAGTCATGCATGCTCTACACATTATGGTTAGTGGTGCAGCATAAGCGACAGTCAATGCCTACTACTTGCTTGTAGCTCAAAGGTTAAATTTGAATGAtattgactatctgccttccctctagtctttcaattTAAACATTAGAGATAGTTAGTGCAGATAATCCTTTTGTATCGatatctgaaataaacaaaccaggagaaataaatttttacagatgttttttaCTGACTAAGACAAgtcaaaaagtaaatattatatgtaCAGAAAATCAGATTTGTCAGTTCTGTTTGCTTGATAAACAGAAAGTACTAAAACAATATACTTAGTTAAACAGATATCAAGCACAAACATTCATCTTTCCACCACAGTAAGGGCTGTTCTGTTATATGTTGTTATGTGACTGcttttataatgttatatgtCCTTAGTCTAATAAGCATGCTCTGAAtgatacaaattttattattacaatgaacaaatgaaatatatttgacaaaaatatcactttttaaatattttttattgattaatcCAGAATATGACACTCAAGTTCACACATTCTTCATATcatatgttaacattttatactaacttgtaattaaaccacAAGTTTCAGAACTCAAGatgattttaatgtaaaaatgtatgtttttaattattaggttttaaaaatgaaatattatggcTATAATATCATCAAACACCTTCTTGCtgtttcttatattatatatcaGTCATTCCCATAGTATCTCTATCTGTGTCAAAGTGAAAGAGTGGAAGTGTGTGTTTTGGGTGCCTGGAgatagatttttgtttgtatgtgcaACAGTTTTGGAATTGTGAGAGTCAATGACAAAATAAGTGCTTgaagtattataattttctttgttgtttttaacaaaataaaataaaaacaattgttctTAAATACATTGTAGTTATTTTTGTGGAATGTATATATTTTAGGAGTCATTTCTTATGGACGTGAACTCTGAACCTCGGAAAGTTACAGACTTACTTTCTTCCTTGGCTGTGAGGTTAGAACAAATAACAGAACAGGCATCCCAATATAAACAATACCAAAGAGATTTTCAGGTTTGAAATTTAAGAGAAGAGAATGTTCACAATGACAGTAAAAATGGTAGCAATGAAAATGTTGTAGTATAAAAAACTTGCATGAAAGTGTTCATAcatgaaattttaatgttttagtttctaGATTCagacattttgatattttaatttctcaGAGAAACATTAAACAGTTAAACATAGCATAAGCAATATcaattttacagttgtttttttgtgtgtgtgagttgTGATAGTTCATGTGGGGTTAATCAGCCACACAAGTATTGGTATTTCTGCTTAGTCTATTGTATATTAGAATTGAAACTTTATAGCCTGCATTCTCATATTTATTCATAcaatatattactatttttacaGCATCATTTATCAAATTTGAGTAAACACTTAGCAAGAagaaaatttagtattttaaatcagctaatatgattttttttctcttctcatCTCCGCCATAATAAATAAGTTCAATgtttacattattctttattattggtGTATTAATGTTAACTTATTCATAACAAAATGTATATCACCATTAAATCTAAAGTTGGACATGGTTTACATGAATAGCACAACCACTATTCCATGCTTGTAATGTGtttcatcatttttttatttgtgcacTATTGTAGCTTAACAGCAATGGTTAGTGTTGACAGAGTACAATAAAGGCATAAGAAAATGACAAACAGCAAGAGGTGCAgcatatatcaggtcatcccataaataatgtccaaaaatttaatacagaaagtgcatcatcatttctgtctttgtagaaggctttaatggctaaaatatgtaataggatgtgtataaaatattcaaacaaataaaagaaactaacccaactccactttttcagatcattaatcaaatgaacacttatgaagatggatgtgtctgggTAGTACCttaggtatataatgctttacaaatttaaaaaatgcaatagtGAAGCAGAAACTAcctgaaacattcaaggtgtttatggtgcagtctctctcaatgaaagaaaatgttgtaggtggtttcagaagttcagatcagatgactacagcttaagtgatgtgccccGTTCATGTTGTCCTGTTCAGTTTAATGAcaacttgctgctggctgcacttgacgAAGATTGttatgtaacagttgaagaactagcacagaagcttaattcaacccattcaacagttcaccatcatttGCAACATTTTGGAGAGGTGTTAAAACTTGGAACATgggtccccatgatttgacagaaaccaaCCTTTGAGCAGCGAGCTgacatttgcacttttctgcactcttgtgaatgtaacttaccttttttttGGGCAGgatagtgactggagatgaaaaatggatattttataaaaattttaagcatcgcagacaatggctcagtacaTGTAAAATGGCTAAGGCACACTGCAAAATAGGAATgtcttgttaaacgtttggtgggatattgttggtgtgatccactttgagttgcccccactcaatgtaacattcacaccagacttctattgtcaacagttagagcacttgaatgttgcactaaaagaaaagaggcctgctttcatcatttgtaaaggtgttgtgttacaccaggataatgcacagcccatacagcaaggatcacatctgcaaagattgaagagtttgactgggaaaaactttcacatcctccttattctcagaccttgccccatctgattataatttatttcaaagtactctctctacattattttccttcaaaccccaataattttatagaagtggcatttagaagcttgtgaattgttggcaggaaataattaataataatggaacatgcattattgattaaataacagtaaaagcattttaaatactttctctttttctgaacctaaaattggacattacttaaggggtgacctgatatatatatatatatagaaaccaCATTTCTATTTAGATGAACCTGACATTTTACAATCTCACATGAGTTTTGcatgtatttgttagatattttattGGAAACTCAATCCACTACACAAAAATTTCAACCCAACAGACCAAAATAAACTATATGATGACATTCACTTTCAATGATATAATTTAATGTGACTTTTATGGTTACTAGATGACATTCAGTTGTGCTATAAGTACAAACCAACTACAGTCTGCCCAGGACAAGTTACTAGTGTGAAAGATTTCTAATAGCATATTGGACATTTTTAACTGCAAGAATCACaattaatcatttatttgttttaacttattctaattgcatttttcttttatttattttttgaaatgaaaacataaatgacatctaaaattatttttatctccactgaattaaaataaaaatatcaatgtgTGACCCTTTTCCACAAATTTACTGTTAAATTCAAAAGAATACTgctcaatgtttttattttatttatagaattttgtatgatattttcTCAGTTATTCAATCATAATTTCTTTGTGTGGCAACAGAACAGAAGTTGAATATAATGattgtattacattttattaagctTTTATATGATAAAAGTACAGGCTGAGAAATATTTTCAGTCATTTTAATACAGACAATAGTATAATATGCTGTCTAaccaaaatgtttagaagttattaatttaaCCCTTAAGTATCTTGCATTTAGTAGTTTGAATTCAAGTTTCTTAATTTCTAATATCTTATAaatttttttgttgtagtttGAAGTCACCCACTATGAAGAACTGGAAAAGTAGCTTCTGAACTTCGTCTAAAACAGTTACTGTGGAATTCTTTCTTTACCTGGAATGCTTTAATGCAGGAATGGAGAGAGGTTTACACTTTGTTCTattttttaagaatgtttttatgttttataagttcTTTATTGAAATGTGCTTGAGATTGTCTGAGACTtctattaaactttttaaaaaaattaaaattgttagttGTTTTAAACAATGCACATACGAATgtgttataaataacaaaacatttacacCAGTTTAGCATATAAACTTCAAATACCATAACATCATTTGATATttgatacttttatatatttttagtattgaTGGGATTGGTTTTAGTTTTCTCtgtgtatattttgtaatatacttgACTGTTAAGgtttatatatgtgtaatatttaaatgaaataatttttattccaaAACATACCATCAGCTGACAAAACAGCTATTCTTTGACATCAGCTTTGTCTATCTAATCATTGGTCTTGTATGCTCTTGTCTTTTACAACGCATTTAAATGCTTAGCaatatctaatttgcaaatttctcctcCCTCTTCTATGCATTTtttatcctggtactgtatacaaGTACCTGACTTAGATAATTTAATCACTTATTCTTATGACAACAATGTGTTGCTTATCTTCCTATTGTGGAATGTGATTTTCACACCATCTTGTGGATttcagtataattataattaaaaaaacagaagtGATATTTACAGGTATGAATTCCCATATTACTGTTGCCAGCAAGGCAGCTAATCCAACTTTCCATACTCCTCCTTTGTTATATAGCATCTCTCTTTCCTTTGGTATGCAGTTGTCCATATTTTTATCCACTGAGAAATGGAAACTTTTATTTGTCCTGGGGTGTTTTATTTTAGGGCTTCTAAAATTGTCTTTTTGTTGATCCTGGAGAGAATTTGGATTATGTTTTCTGACATTTTTCTTTACTACATTGGCTTTTGAAGTCTGATTTGTAGAACTTTCTCTTCTCTCTGTAGGACTTTTCTTTCTAAGCCTGTGGCAACTATGGAAGGGAATACATCTATCTCAGCAATTCTTTTACTATCTATTTCTCACATTTCCAATTGATTGTAACCTGAAA
Proteins encoded in this window:
- the LOC143251647 gene encoding uncharacterized protein LOC143251647; the encoded protein is MTVRIEVVCLFIVYFLLQGKAFPTIKPFAFPKNITLGNGYQVMCAVDTGISPFRFEWFKDSVYLDIEDKNKRVITDEKFSVLVIDPVTLSDQGNYTCKVKSERGSTSFSTELYVKGGLLCHLQKTIKNESSERETYKTNLNTSLVKDIDKLKQEVKDLKRDVEESFLMDVNSEPRKVTDLLSSLAVRLEQITEQASQYKQYQRDFQFEVTHYEELEK